The sequence below is a genomic window from Gossypium hirsutum isolate 1008001.06 chromosome A11, Gossypium_hirsutum_v2.1, whole genome shotgun sequence.
AGAAATGAAgtgaaataaagaagaaaaatttcaagTACACCTTTCTCCTTCATAATTTCTCtcaataaataactaaaactatAAACAGGTACATCATTTATGGCTCAAACTCTAGCATATAGTAATGAAATTAGCCTTAACTTCTCCCTTTTACGTAGAAACTAACAAGTTCTAACTGCTCAACCAAAATTCCCTGACATTACTTTTAAGGTGCATTTTTAATGTTTGTATTGATATCTGAGCTTTTAAGGAAAATTTCTGCTCATAAAAAGAAAGTTTTATGGACATATTTATGTGGACTTCCAATAAACAATGGCAGTCGTTGAAATAAATGCATTGGTTGGCAGATAAATTGCCCCCAtcagattttaaaaataacaaaaaattaataaatttaacaattaatatttgatgggattgaaattttaaaatttttaaaaatatataaattaaaaatgattaaatcaaaatataaatccataatttttataATGTATAGACTAATGGcaaaatttaaccctttttccTTTGCCAGCTGCCAGGAGTTTGATTGCCCACGTCATTGCAAATTTGAAAATGATTCAGAGTCCAAAATGTTAGAATCTAAACATGAAAAGCTGAACCTTCCGAACCCTATATAAGCAATCCTAAACAATCCGAAACCTTCATATCAAACTACTCTTATAGGGCTCACGGGGGATTAGTCAGTCACTAATTTTCCCTTTTCAACGCATCTGCAGCCGGTCTTCTCACTTCTTCTCTTCACTACCGTAGACAAATCTAAGGACTAAGGAGTAAGTACTGCTTAATTTACCAGCTCATTTTTGTCGCAGTCTATACATTTCCTGCTTTGATCTTGCAGAATTTCTTCTTTAATTACATGAGTAAATTTCGTTTCATAAGGTTtccttttgatattttatatattcgTTGTTTGATAGAACATTCCGATGTGGTTGACTTTTGTTCtgaattggaaaaaaaatggagtttttgttttgttcaatgatCTAAATCTGATCTGAGTTAAAAGTTTCCCAGGTCTGTTCTAAATGAGTGAAAACCAGGACATCCCTAGCTCAATTGGGATTGTTTGGGACGCTGAGAGCGTGTATGTAGATGAAGTTTTCCGAATTCATCCAACCCAttaaattatctaattttttattcaatccaTCTTTTCTATTCGAtccaataaaatgaaaatatattaagaataaaaaatttgCTTGAACCGATTATATTTCAACCGATCAATTCATGGGTCAATCATTTGACCCCTTTTTCTAAATCAATATCTCCATCTGCTGTTGACTTAATTGATCCGATTGATGAGTCTAGTCTGGTTCTGCAAACAATGCTGTACATTTGAAGTGTAAAAATCGAGGCAACCTTGCGAATATAGATGTAATAATGGTGAAGCGGGTGTGTATTTACCCCTTCTGACCCCGACTTGATTATATATCCAACATAATCcgattttgatttgatttgaaattaaatattaatttaattttttaaatttcgatAAAAATCAAAGTTGACTTTAGCTTAAATTGATatgacatattttttatattttttattaaataaataataatttttaaatttaattatttttaataatactataaattgatttttaggtAAAGTTATACTAGAccaaacattaatataaattttattattgattttctATTATAATTGTATAAACATGGAAactacatatttaaaatattggtATGCGTTTAAAAATTACCTAcgataaataaaaatgtatggtttaaaactaataataacaacatatatgcaatatatatgaaattaaaattaaaaatagtttaatttgtgagtaaaagaaaatttaaataggtaaatacattatattaagaatattaaatgcactcAAATTATTTATCATGATATTGTCATTATTCTGTACACGTCAAAATGTTATAATGTTGATGAAAAAAATTcaatctaaaaatataattataaaaaattcaatattgaaTTAACTTGGGATACAAATTCAATCCATGGCActattaatatgataaaaatgcGGGTCAAAACTTTTGTatagtaatattaaaatgtataaaaaataaataaagcattGGTTGGAGTGGTAAAATTGAGGTTTTATGTTcgttaatggcataattcaaaccATTTCATTTGtaagtttttattgattttgtttaaaaagtaaaaagataaAAGTACCATTATAAGAAATATAActtatttgaaatatataatggTAAATTAAAAAATTCCTCAACCGAGTTGGTGTTGAATTGATTTGTAACATTAACTCAGTCTAAAAAGAAATATCATTGTCGACTAAGTTTTAACTTGATTGGTATGGGTATTATCATTAATATAAGAGGACGTGGGTTTGAATGTACTGAAACACATCCTCCTCCTATTTATAAGTTGGAGAGAGATAAACCTATaataagattgttaaaaaaacttaattttaccatttttattaaaaatagaaattaaaaaaatctcaaaatagCAAGAAATTATTATGTCACgaagaaatcaaattcaaaccaaCTAATATTTAACACGGATAACTCATCAagttaacttttattttaatcttaGGCTCTGTTTATTTTTACTGAAAatagttttcaaaaaataatttataacatttttggtgtttggatgaatctatgtaaaatatttcctgttgtttgacagatttcttaaaaatatttcataaaaccTTTTATGAGAATAAGAGAATAATTTTATGTTGACTAGAAAACCTTTTATGTTGACCATTCTATTTTATATGAAACAAACATTGAAAAAAAGCTGGAACGAAAAATTTTTAGTTGAAATAAACAGTCttaatattgaaatattttaattcaaactcaaattcGAGCTTAGACTTCATAATcaaacattaatttaatttaatttcttacgAAATCGACCAATTCAATTTAAGGCCTTATTTTTTAGGGTGTTGAAAAGAAATTCAATGaactgaaaattaatatttttagtaaattaattttttaaacacatCTAATGACCCACAATGGAAACTGTTAGAATGTTatctaccaaaaaaaaaagtatgaaccaatctaattatatttaatatttaattctaattaATACATACcaaacaaaatttattatttaaattcaaccCTTAATTTTTCTTACTTATTTTTTCAATACTTAATTTCCCAATTTTTTAAACATAGCATTAGTTTCAAATACCATAAACATCACACGTATAGAAAAGTAAACATAGAAAAGTCAAAGGTCAAACACATTAAAGGCAATCTTATGGTAGACTTAGCAGCAAGCTCGAACGACAACACAAACCTTTGCTTTTGGAAAGCTAATTTATTGCGGTCAAATTGGGCAGATTTTGAATAACCAAATAGGCGAGCAAATTCTTCTTCAACAGATTATCTGCAAATCCcacttgaaaattatatttcttAGCGTAATTAAGCGTAGCGCCCCACTTTTTTAACGTATCCCAGTCCAAATCCTCAACCGGAAAATCTTCCATCTCTTTGATCGCAGCACAGACCGGAACTTGAGCGGGGATATGAAAAACATCAGTAGCTTTTCCTCGAGCTTTTTCGATTCGGATCGCAATAGGTTGGAGGTAGTTTGGAGTTTTCCCCCAAGCAGTTTTCTTTAAGGACTGCTCCAAGCCTAGGAAATCTTTGTATTCCACTTTGTTGTTGTCCTTGTCGTAAAGTTGATTTTCCAAATCACGGAGTTTAGATAGTACTTCTTTTTCACGAGTTAGCATACTTACACGATCATCGGTTGAAGTAACTTTTTCCGACCATCGATGtgcaaaataaaactaaaacagaCAAATATGGAAAAAAAGTCATAAATTCAGAGCAATGAAATAAATGCTGTGCTAACTCTGGAAACAAAGATTTTGAATACAACATGAATTGTGAGAATGTTGTCTACATCATTAGAGTGTAAATGAAATACTATTGCTCACAAATTGTTCGAGTTTgactaaaaataatttgaatttgatttggtaattttcGAGCCAGTTTAAACTTGAGCAGCTTGAGCTATTAATATCGAGCTGAATTCGAGATTAATAATACTTAAATTGAACAACTCGTGAGTCATATCGagctttttcatatttttatattataaaatacttAGTAAATAGATTCTAATCATTGATGTACCTCTGATAGTTGTCGATCAAGTTCTTCAATCTTCTTTCCAACTAGAAGCAGTCGCCACTTCGCCTCGTCTTCTGCTAATACAGCATCCTTGTACTTGCGGTCAATTTCTTGGATCTCTTGCTTAATCACTAGGAGATCAGATTGCATTGGCCATTGCATTTTGATTTGGTCGATATAGCAGAGAATTTGTTGAGAAGCTTTCATTCCCGTGAACTTAGTGCCTATCGGCACATCGTCGAGATATTGAGAAGCTTTCGTCACCATCGTCACCATTTTCTTCATGCCTTCCAACTTTCTTTCCCAATTCAACTTCCTTTCCCAATCTGTTATCTTGCCATTCTTTTCACACAAAACCGGTATTAAGAGACAATCTAGACAGGGAccattttggaaataaaaaccaGATTTTGAGGCTAAGACACaaacaaattttaaaactaaagaACCCAACATGAATAAAAATCCACTCGTTCAAGTTCGATGCATTTACCGTCCTACTTGCATCCTAATCTTTTTACTGGGATTATTTTaggtttataataattaaaaaaacaaaacaaattgaaaatgaaTTAGTAAGTTCGATTAAGAGACTTACGTTATTTATCCCTCTTTGGGTTCGATCATCGTAAAATTTCGCTATTTTTTGCGCATATCCCCACTTGATCAACTTTTTCAAAAggctttctttcctttttgatTTTCGCTGTAGCTGGGAAGTTAATGCTTCTCTCTGGTGCTGGAGTTGCCTCTGTTtccttattctttttctttcttgtctCAATAATACATCAGAAACAAGTTTCCGATTTCTTTTCTTGCTTCCAGTCAATAAAAACTGAAGCTCGAATTCTCCCATGCCATAATCTGAGAAATTTAAAGATTTCCCAATTCAGAACAACAGAAGAATTATAAAGAAGGATATGATAGCGAATTAGTGATTTAGGAGTACTTACAGGTTTCATGTATCTATATCGGTGAAGAGAAGAGAGAGAAAAGGCCGCCGCCGCCGAAGAGTAAAGCAGGAGAAACAGAGGAATTCGTTGGTTAGAGAAAGTATATCTTTATTTCGAGATTTTGAATAGAATTTAATGATCTTAATTTTACAACCCATTTTTGAGATTGAAAGTAAACTGATTTGAGACGTACCTTTTCCGTCGTCTTCATCCTACTAGAACAACCTGCTACAAAAGTTGTGCTCATTGCAGCCATGAAAGGGGTATTAACAAGCAGTTGCTTGGCAAAGTTAAACCAGTCGAGCGCCCTTTTAAGGGAAGTTAACCTGTTCTTAATGGCCTGAATTTCAGCGCTCATTGTGGGACAGTAAACACAATCGTTTGCCCTTAACCAGCAAAAGTCACGGCTACTCAAAACATCTAAAGATAACACATCGAGCAAGTCTTCGGCATCATAAAGTGCATCTTTCGCCTTTTTAAGCCAAACTGTGAAATTGCCGGTCGAAGATCGCTCTTCGGCGTCAGGAAGCATATTCATGATTGTAGCGACGGTGATTCCTAGGTCGCTGAGGTCAGAGTGGACGTACCGCGACATTTCAGAGAGAATAAGGGAGGTCAATTTGCCTATGACAATATCGGCCAAGGTGAACACAGCTTCCCCCATTGATGGTTCAATCAGAAATCAATGCAAAAATTGCTTGACTATTGCAAGAGGAAGAAAGTGAAATAGTGAATCGAAGGAGATGAAACTTCAGGGTTGTAGAGACCACCaaacaatacaatataataaaagtAATGTCGGTAGATGAGAAACGGTCCCACCATGGACTTTTATATTATCGCGCGCGCATATTACAGTGGCTTCTCGCGATGGGCGCTAACTTTCTCGCGATGAGCGCGAGCATATTCAACTTTAACAATATTAATTGTTTTTATCCATTACTGTCAAAATGAACTAAAATAGTCGTCCTAGAAAAATTGTAATgactttaccaaaaaaaaaatcatttaaaaataataatgtggtaaaaaaaacttattttctaATTCAAATCGCTAAATACCGACCATTTTAAAAATACAGTCAAACCTTATTACCTAACCACACTACGCACGCGTTTTCGTTGAAGCATATGGCGCCATGGTTGCCTGCTAACTTTCCAATAGTATTCTCGCTTCAAATTTACATACAGGAAGTTATCTCGAGCTTTCTGTGATGGAAGTTGACCTTATTTTTAATTCCATCTCATTGAAGAACGGTTTCGTTTCTTCAATTTTACTCTCACACATCACACCCTGCTCTCTCTTTCCTTCACTGCAGCAGAAGTAAGTACAGATCACATCTTGATTTGATTTTGCATAATTTCTTTACTTTGATTCATCATCGTCCCATATGGTTTTGTTTTGCTGATTTAAAAGAAGTTTTTGATGCTGTTGACCTGCAACTTGTTTGTGTTTTCTCTGTTCTTTTCATTTcaatgatttgattaaatttctCAGATCTGTGTCAAGTTGTACATGGCTAACATATCATTCCCAGAAGATAAGTATGGAGAGATTTCAGACTTGTCACAGCATGAGAGGGTGCCACCGGCAACCAATCCGGACTTTGAAGAGAGAGATATCTCAGGTGAAAACCCCTTGATGCTGAGGGCAGGCATGAAAAGAGGCTTACCAGGAGCTGAAGAACCAGTCAGAAAGAAGCAGAACCTGTCCCAACATCAACCAAAGTCCAATAGTAAAAAATTAAGCTTGGAAGAGCTTATAGAAAAAAAATCTGTGTCGGAAATAAGGAAAATATTCGAAGATCGGATTAACAGGTTGATTAAGAATGTAAGGTGTCCTAATTGAAtttaataattcatattaaattcatattattgttatttatttttttatatatattgaaggtaaaaaaaaaattgtcactAGCAATGACTACAACCAAGTGGATTTTGCATTTTAGGTAGAATTGATTATGGattaggtaaaaatataggctcgaaaataGATTTAGACAAAAAATAATGTCCATGTTCTAAACAGGTCGAGCCTCGAGCAAAATTTTTTGGCCCGGGTTTAGTCTAGCTTGAATTTGACttgaatttttttctctattgCTATTTTGCTGtgattttgctattatattactactattttattgttattgttgggatattatataactcttgttttattgttaattttgctattattttagaggcatttacttgttaaATTGCAATTATATATCTAGtgctatttaagtataaaaacttttttttactatgtattttcaatttgttagaaaatattaTTGTTTGAAAAGCTGGTTGTTTATccaatttttttgtttgaaattattgTTTGGATTGAAAATTACTTTTCAAGTTCAGTAGTAAACAAAATCTAATTAAGATTTGTGAGCTGTTTTTACTTTTAAAGTTGACAATATATTGTAGGAGATGATCCAAAAAATCCTTGTGATGACAATGtaaatatttttgtttcttttaacaCCTATTTTGTGTGTATATTTTGGGGAAGGAAGGACATGAAGATAGACATGGTATCAGTGCTTGGCGAGCAATGGCCAGTGCGACCGGATCTCCAGGGCATTAAGGAAAAGTTTCGAGCAATAGCTAAGGCTAATTTAGCTATAAAAGAGGCAAAGAAAAGATTGCTTGCAGCAGGACGTGAGTTTGAAACGCTAGAAAATCAACGTAAAACGGTAtgtttaatttttacaaatttaattactcaatttaagagtagatttggttgggcggtgcgtttacccgtaattaatgtaaaaataacgGTGAAAATGATATTAGATATTGTAGCAaaactgtagcgtgagacaaaaaataaactaaatgcaCCGTACCGTCCATCCAAATTTAACTTTAGTCTCCAATCTaactttaactttttaatttggtttttcagCCCTCAACAACAGCTGGGAACTCTGATCTTCATATGGTATGCGTaatcttttgtttaatttaatgacGATGTGTAATGTTATGATTTATTGGTGATATATGAAATTTACATATCGGCGGTATATTAAGTATTATTCTTTATAATAATTCTCTTTTCTTATACACTAGAATTATTTTTAGACGTTGCAAAAGTCAAATTTTTAACTATGTTACTTGAATACGAATATagatatcaaatataaaaatttatgtcTAGCATATACTTGttcattttttctaattttttaatgcATTTAGAAGAATTTGGAAGGCCATATTTGATACCTATATTTGCATATGTATTGCTACtttaatataatcataatttcttTTTCACTATAGTTGTTTTCTCAGACTTAGAAATAAGACATTAGATATGGGTTCATGTACGTTTatcttttttaagttttcttttcttttgtcgATTGAATTTTAATTCGATTAGTATGGATATAGTTGTCAATGTAAGACAATATTGGTTTGAGTGTGTTGAAGTACATTATCTCCCTATTTATGGGTTACGAGTGGCTATGAATAGTTCTagatattattcaaaaaaaacagatatgattagaacttataacgagattgttaaaaaaaaaaatcttttgtttttgtttttatcttaATGCCTCATGTCATTCTTGAACTTGCCTTCTTGCTTCTTTCCAGTTAAATTTCAGAATAACATCATGAATACTTtgaatttatatttcttttaaatttcaggATAACATCAAGGAGACATTAAAGAAACAGGTAtgatttatgtgtatatatatatgtaatgcaTTAGACATCAGCTGACCCAAGTAGTATTTGAGAACCACCAACCAAAACTATTTGGTAACATTATTTAGGTTTCAAAAAACTTTATTGTTGTTAATTGAGCTTTAACTCGGTTGGTATCgatgttgaaaattaaaaaattataagtatgtaaacattttgaaatttaaaccCCAAAAGTTACCTTatgaaaaaaaatctttttaccCCTAAAAAAATCAGATTTAATCTTTTTATCCCTGTATCATACAATCagattttcctttttgtttcagCT
It includes:
- the LOC107936761 gene encoding uncharacterized protein, giving the protein MANISFPEDKYGEISDLSQHERVPPATNPDFEERDISGENPLMLRAGMKRGLPGAEEPVRKKQNLSQHQPKSNSKKLSLEELIEKKSVSEIRKIFEDRINRLIKNDMKIDMVSVLGEQWPVRPDLQGIKEKFRAIAKANLAIKEAKKRLLAAGREFETLENQRKTPSTTAGNSDLHMDNIKETLKKQLSSGPITVDEDFDQDFDLENCFDFQSLPDFDFDKSFRPPDNIRSAFTDLEKQLYEKGNNQVGVEHFPGLAEELQNTGWGKTPSSFESIAARIEKDRGKVTEVGHIPAQVLVCAAVKEMEEFSVEKLDIEMLKKWGATLNKAKELGFQVGFADNFLRKNLYAYFGYKTTLDEAKEKEV
- the LOC107936754 gene encoding uncharacterized protein; amino-acid sequence: MGEAVFTLADIVIGKLTSLILSEMSRYVHSDLSDLGITVATIMNMLPDAEERSSTGNFTVWLKKAKDALYDAEDLLDVLSLDVLSSRDFCWLRANDCVYCPTMSAEIQAIKNRLTSLKRALDWFNFAKQLLVNTPFMAAMSTTFVAGCSSRMKTTEKIHETYYGMGEFELQFLLTGSKKRNRKLVSDVLLRQERKRIRKQRQLQHQREALTSQLQRKSKRKESLLKKLIKWGYAQKIAKFYDDRTQRGINNNGKITDWERKLNWERKLEGMKKMVTMVTKASQYLDDVPIGTKFTGMKASQQILCYIDQIKMQWPMQSDLLVIKQEIQEIDRKYKDAVLAEDEAKWRLLLVGKKIEELDRQLSEFYFAHRWSEKVTSTDDRVSMLTREKEVLSKLRDLENQLYDKDNNKVEYKDFLGLEQSLKKTAWGKTPNYLQPIAIRIEKARGKATDVFHIPAQVPVCAAIKEMEDFPVEDLDWDTLKKWGATLNYAKKYNFQVGFADNLLKKNLLAYLVIQNLPNLTAIN